The Megalobrama amblycephala isolate DHTTF-2021 linkage group LG13, ASM1881202v1, whole genome shotgun sequence genome contains a region encoding:
- the erfl3 gene encoding ETS domain-containing transcription factor ERF produces MNYDKLSRALRYYYNKRILHKTKGKRFTYKFNFNKLVLVNYPFIDMGSGGAAVPQSAPPVPTGPHFRFPPSTPSDMQVSEVLRSPSSEELRSPGMFSGRRIARGSVSDCSDGTSVNSEIEDGNGGTSEERVTERVGERGGGGGGFRGAVHPRLSHEAMFRMYGGPGGHRGHRVSEVGHRVHPEPLSPFTVSPLPGPGGPGLLAPPLSPALSMTPGSHLAYTPSPTLSPMPGSIFNFNPEDMQRYLQAHTQSVYNYHLSPRAFFHYPNIIVPQPQRPEKGMPGPQACDRGPAERPSVLNSHHSSLPPPHAHPIHHHLGEEQHHSPFKFKLQPPPLGRKQRDGQGRQGSLSSTSTSGLGSSLSFGSDLSSASGSGLVSNSSSTGSLNSAGLPKIKVEPISDIESEEEVEVTDISDEEADERDEEFGVFPSHYHKHHHHHHHQHYPHSQKHQQPNGTNAGLHPDEDLEEEVFKAPAPPPFFVPPTSSSGDVRRGIPVVKSEPVEPADMQLASGGLPQMHSQCIPLKLRFKRRWDQDQHMEEAEDKKVRGEERGRERNGMVEESGSGSGSGEGESPPPLAHHRVSAELHRATAQLSLENKDC; encoded by the exons GTATTATTACAACAAGAGAATTCTACATAAAACTAAAGGAAAACGCTTCACCTACAAGTTTAATTTCAACAAGCTGGTCCTGGTCAACTACCCTTTCATTGACATGGGGTCTGGAG GAGCGGCTGTTCCTCAGAGTGCTCCACCAGTTCCTACAGGTCCCCATTTCCGTTTCCCTCCATCCACTCCATCAGACATGCAGGTGTCCGAGGTGCTGCGTTCCCCCAGCAGCGAGGAGCTGCGCAGTCCTGGGATGTTCAGTGGCCGCCGCATCGCCCGTGGGTCTGTCTCCGACTGCAGCGATGGAACTTCCGTCAACTCTGAGATTGAAGATGGGAACGGAGGTACGTCAGAGGAGAGAGTGACGGAAAGAGTGGGcgagagaggaggaggaggcggtGGTTTTCGAGGTGCCGTTCACCCTCGTCTATCTCACGAAGCTATGTTCAGGATGTACGGTGGACCAGGCGGTCACAGAGGTCATCGAGTGTCAGAGGTCGGACACAGGGTTCATCCTGAGCCTCTCTCACCATTCACCGTTTCGCCTCTGCCTGGTCCAGGAGGGCCAGGCCTGTTGGCGCCACCTCTCTCACCAGCGCTCTCCATGACCCCAGGCTCTCACCTGGCCTACACTCCCTCCCCTACCCTGTCGCCCATGCCTGGCTCCATCTTCAACTTTAACCCAGAGGACATGCAGCGATACCTGCAGGCTCACACCCAGAGCGTCTACAATTACCACCTGAGCCCTCGTGCCTTCTTTCATTACCCAAACATAATCGTTCCTCAGCCTCAGCGTCCTGAGAAAGGAATGCCCGGACCCCAGGCCTGTGACCGCGGCCCTGCCGAGAGGCCTTCGGTGCTCAACAGCCATCACTCCAGCCTCCCTCCGCCTCATGCCCACCCTATTCACCACCATCTGGGGGAGGAGCAGCACCATTCTCCCTTCAAGTTCAAGCTCCAGCCTCCCCCACTGGGCCGAAAACAGCGCGACGGTCAGGGTCGACAGGGCTCGCTTTCCTCCACATCTACATCCGGTCTGGGCTCCTCATTGTCATTTGGCAGTGACCTCAGTTCAGCCAGTGGATCAGGGCTGGTGTCCAACTCCTCCTCAACTGGCTCGCTAAACAGCGCTGGCTTGCCCAAGATTAAG GTGGAGCCCATATCTGACATTGAATCAGAAGAGGAAGTGGAAGTGACTGACATCAGCGATGAAGAAGCTGATGAAAGAGACGAAGAGTTTGGCGTTTTCCCTTCTCACTACCATaaacatcatcatcaccatcaccatcAGCATTATCCTCACAGCCAAAAGCACCAACAGCCCAATGGTACCAATGCCGGTCTCCACCCAGATGAGGACTTGGAGGAAGAGGTATTCAAAGCTCCCGCCCCTCCACCCTTCTTCGTCCCTCCCACCTCCTCCTCAGGTGATGTTCGCCGCGGTATCCCCGTTGTGAAGAGCGAACCCGTAGAGCCTGCGGACATGCAGCTGGCATCCGGCGGACTGCCACAAATGCATTCCCAGTGTATCCCACTGAAGCTCCGGTTCAAACGGCGCTGGGACCAGGACCAGCACATGGAAGAGGCGGAAGACAAGAAAgtgagaggagaagagagggggagagagagGAACGGGATGGTGGAGGAGAGTGGGAGTGGAAGTGGGAGCGGAGAAGGAGAAAGCCCACCTCCTCTCGCTCATCACAGAGTTAGCGCCGAGCTCCACCGAGCCACGGCACAGCTGTCACTGGAGAACAAGGACTGCTGA